In Euphorbia lathyris chromosome 2, ddEupLath1.1, whole genome shotgun sequence, the sequence TACATAATCTCCCGCACGATGACTCATATGTATATCCATACAACTCTACGGATGGCACTTTCTTCCGTTTGTGCCTTGCAGTTGAGTTGTTTCATGGACGATTGTTAGATTTCAAATGATAGTGTAATAGCATGTTTTTGGTTGtatattatgttttatttatgtaaGTCTATTATGTTCTATGGTCTCATTTAAAAACCTTATCGTATTTGactggaatgcgctcaaatgcgacaagtaaTATTCATAAAGGAATTTTCTGaaccgcatttgagcgcattcaacactCAAATGCGATGAGGTTTGTtgctaaccttgtcgcatttgactggaatgcgctcaaatgcgataTTAATATTCCAAAAGGGAATTTTCTGAACCGCATTTGAGCGTATTCAACACTCAAATGCGATGAGGTTTGTtgctaaccttgtcgcatttgactggAATGCGCTAAAATGCGACAGTAATATTCCAAAAGGGAATTTTCTGAACCGCATTTAAGCGCATTCAACACTCAAATGCGACGATTTTTCtgaaaaacaaggtaaagttGGCTGCCCCATAGAATCATAAAGTCTTAAAACAAGCACAATGTTAATGACAAATGATATTAATCAACTGGGTCATAGATGCTTTGAGGTAGTAGTGTTAGAACAACTTGCTGAACTTGAGATTACACTAGGAAGTCGTGTAGTATTTGGAAGCATGGATGGAAAATTCAAACGATTATGACCGATGCTCCCGCATCTGCTACACCTTGTGCGAATTACATCTTCACCCACGGATGGCCTTCTTTTCTGACCTTTTGGTCGACCAGCAGACCGCCCCTCCTTCTTAGGAGGAAGCACCTTCATAGGATTCTCGTTCACTTTCCATTCCGATTGGTGACCAAGTGGATATATCGAGTCACCCCATGCCAACTTAAGTGACTCGTTGGTGTAGTAACGATGCACCCACCTATAGGCGTTGTCCATCCTATGTTTGGAAGCAACTTTGCATACGTGTTCACATGGAAATTGTGCTAGTTGCCATTTCCTGCATGTACATTTTCCTGCATTTAAATCACACAAGTCCCCCCTTTACCCGATCACCGATTTGAAAGGTGTGATTATCCACAGGGAAATACGAACAACGTACTGCTGCCCCTACATGCTTTATCATCTTTTTTTCCGGCAACTTGGCCAAATACCCCACACGTTCTTCTGCAGAAACATATTAATCTCATAAATAGTTAtgtatgataaaaataaaataaaataaaataaaagacacgtTTATAACCTGCTTCTGTACGCCTCTCGTAAAACCATTTCTGTAGTGTCATGCGTATGAACTCAACCAACATTGTTATTGGTAGACGTCTAGCCTCCACCATTAACGCGTTGAATGATTCTGCAACATTCGTGGTGATAATGTTATACCGACGACCACAAAAGAACGCACGTGACCATTTATCTTTTCCAGCTTGCAGTAAATAGTCGGCATCACTAGAATGTAGTGAACGAAGTGTCGCAAAGTTTTCCTCAAAATCAGATACCCGATAGGATTTTGCACATTTCCAAAACgcctcatctatcttacgaattcCACGAAATTTGGCCTTCACATTTTGTTGCAGGTGACGAGTGCATGCCCCATGTACAGCATtaggaaaaaccaaattaacTGCATGTATAATGCTCTGATTTCGATCTGATATAATGGCTAGATCTTCAACATCGTGCAGACACTCTTTCAATTTATTCATAAACCAAAGCCATGATTCATTACTTTCTTTCGGGCCAACACCAAATGCaataggaaagatcattttgttCCCATCAATGGCAACTGCAATGTATAATATGCCgggatatttaccttttagaaaaGTTCCATCAACGGCTAAGACAGGTCGAATATGTTGTTTAAAACCTCTCAATGAAGCACCCATAGCCataaagaaaaatttaaattgATCATCATCATCTGTCTCTATATGTGTCACGGTTCCCGGATTTGTACTCTTCAACATCTCACAATAGTCCGGTAACAACATGAATGATTCTTCCGGCGAACCACTCCGCGCTTCCAATGCCCAGTgtcttgctctccaagcttgcatataAGAGAGATTAACAGAAAAATCTCGTTCAAAATCAAAAACAATATCCTTTGGTCGATGCACCCGATTTTCCaaatgtcacgtccgtgtctaaatttctagaatttatgtcTAGATAttaataggaaaaatttggagttaattcgatgggtttaggtgtaaattaaaagtttagggtaattattaaaagattatataaagatggaggatcaaaatggatatttgtcaaatttgggatataaatcccaaatTGTTCCAGGAGCTACGATCATCATCTTCatcttatttctttcttttcttttcttctgtgtttctttttctttcattattaTCAGACCGTTCTTCGGCCGTTTCTCCAcagtttctttgatttacggagattcgaccgtccaaatcacttgaactttaaactatagcatccttaggcatagatctaaatcctaaccgaagagttttttaGTTTCGGAAGCGTTTGGAaggaaaacgtcttagacaggatttagaggcgaattgaacgagttgttttcttcaattagcagTCAAGGTAAGTCACTATCAACTAtagtttgagttttatgtatagagatatatatataatcaaagaatttctagaaattgatattttagggttatgccggaattttgtaaaattgaggtttttcacaatcttgctttttattgtgaaattatagttcaaatgaactattgactatgtttatatatgaattacagattttattgagttatattgatttgaggtttcattggttgattaattttggaaattttatttgattaaggattgatattttggagaattgaacacttgtgagcttgattatgatcaagtgaagtatatacatatatacatatatgtttttggtttcaatctatatatatatatggaattaaatgtttggtatccattgagagtagtccggtatggtggatttaattttcaaagaccatatttagtgagaaatatggcctgtgtacacagtctgaagacctattgggtatggtacagaagtgttgggtaagaccatatgggatatgcaatgttaagagacgtctcgtatatattgtgaattgtgatttgaattataaagggataaactcaagaatggatacaatattatatatttttggtttttggtttaatacaaggttttgattaaatcctttataaacgtatatatatgtagttatattaagtaaagttgatttttatagttgatagtttcttattgagatttttatctcatgttttccaaatgtttttattgttttgttttaggcgaggaagtgcaaggtaccgagaggggtactcgatcctagggcgaggttcggttacagctacgaggtgcaagtcgtctctagggtattgcatccattttgttcatgtacatatatgtggatagtatacggacacttgaagaacttgtttttagcagtgtccttttgtttggtttgtacTGTCTACatgtagatatatatatataattagctgaAGTTGAGAATTTGTGGAATActgtgatatgggttatgagtaagtcataacttgtctatataggtgatgctggaaaatcagattcgtacttgaatcttgtgatgcatttttcgaccagatataggccgaatctgtcatggagtcctaaatgaaagttctttatttttatcttatgtttccaggggtttttgaattgTCTTAATcagactccgtatgaaaaagttatgctggaaatgacatatgttggtcattttagctttaaactagACTTTggtttttgatttatttttttctccttatttgagagatattgctactggtttatataataagtcagtggtaatgtctcaccgtcttatctgatcttattttaggtcgggtttgacaCCAAATCAAACCTATTTCGGAGTAGTATCCCCGCTTGCCTATGGTGCGGACATATCTGATCTCTCCCACAAGTGTGCATGTCCATACCATCCATTCTTGAAAGCCTGAACAAATTGGAACCTGGAATGACGATCCCTCTAGCCCTCCATTTACATTTGTCCACATCCTTATATTTCACCTCAAACAAAGACTTGTTTGATTTGTAAACCTTCCATTCAAACGAATTTTCAATTGCATATTTTCCAAGTGAATCTTGCAATTCaactttgtttgaaaatatatcattGACCCTCAAAGTAGTCCCTCCGTTTGATTGCTTAGGTGCAATCATATTCACGGGCGCATCATATGGCTTTGGACACCATCGAAATGGATCAGTCATCCTTTTCATTCTATCTTCATCACCATCCTCATATGGGATACGTTGGACGCATGCAGATTGCTTAGCTGTTTCATGAACACTTTTGAATGAGTGATATCTTCATTCTCCACATTGTCACCATTATCGTAACAATAATCATTATCATAATGCTCATCATAATGATCATGATTATCATTATTCAGATAATCATCATTATTGTAGTTCTGATAATCGATACCATTTCCACCATCGTTGTCATCCTTACCATGTATAGGAGCATCTAGTTCGATGGTGGGATCATTACTTACTACTTCCGTTGGTTTGCTTTGACCAACATGTCCATCCTTGTTAACATGTCCATCCTTGTTAGGTCGCAATGCTGAAGCTTCTGTTGTTCGCATGTTTAGAGTAACATACAATGTAATCAAATCGGTCGGATTCATTCGGCAATACTCTATGAATCCCATGACATCTTCATCGTCATCAATATGTGCTATCCCACCACGCAGTTTATTTGGACCATATGTCGCCTGCATGGATATTTGGAGATCATACGAATTTGAATCAACGCGAAGTGCACCATAAACTTTCTCTTTCAActtttgcaagtcaatatctgtTGGCAAAACCAACAACTTCGCTTTACCACCCACGTATGTCATCACAGTTCCTTCTGTGGTCCACAGTCCGttccaagataaaaaaaaaacacgtacacctctctttggttgacatacttctacatttagtaaaatggacacgtgatcaaaacataataaagcCAATTCATATGTAAATGATGCTTAAATGCGACATGATACACCAAAATGCGACGCAAATGCGACAAACTATACCAAAATGCGACCGCAAATGCGACATGGCTAtgaatgcgacaagctatatgttagttcttgtcgcatttgattctCTGTGTCGCATTTGAGCACCAGAATGCGACACATCGGACGCCAATGACGGAATCGAAAAATGTCAAGATTCAAACAGATGCATTCGAATACCAACTGTGTATTTCTAGTAATGTgtatgaaaaatgaagaaatgataCTTACATGAACTTGAATGAGGTATGGATGTGCTTAAATCTTGGGTTGAGTTGATGAATTTTACTGTGAGAATGTGAAAGTAAATGAAAGGGAAGGAGGAGATGGTTGTTATATAAGaataagggtagttttgtccaaaataggtttaaatgtctaatttggtaaaatggaagcaaggtgggttagatatgtaaattggggtcattgattgggtcagattagtaattatcccctAAAAAAACTTAAATAGTTTTATTGAAACAACATAAAATGtgacttttttaaaattaaccccAAATATCAGTGATGCTGGATGTAAATTACCTGGTGGAAATGTAACAGTAGAAAACTCCAAATGATGTAAACCAACTACCTGATGCCCTCTCCATCCATTTGGTGAAAGCACGTGAGCCCACGTGAGTTGAGAGGTTATTTTAATTGAAAAGCGAgaaacacaaaaagaaaataaaaagaaaagaaaagaaaaggctCCACTTGAAAAAGAAAGAACCTTTGTTTAGCTATCCCCCATTAAAGCTGTTAATGGTGCCTGTGCTTGCAAcagttctctctctctcaagtTTCGATTCAACGTTCCTTTCGATACTACCCTCTTTCTTACGTTCACGTTCTCTGTAATACTATATTGTTTTCCTTTCTAAATTTTCTAAATCTTTAACCAAAAAAATAAGATTTTGACGTACTCCTCTGACACTACACCATCACTTTCCTCTAGGCCACAaaagcaaaaaaatatattaccaTATTATTATCACGCCTTGTTCATtatcttctatttatttttttagcttGCTTCTGTTCCATGTTACATTCTATTAATTAATCTCTTCTTCTCACACCCTGTCACTGCTGTCATAGTTAAGAACGTGGGGGCTCTCTTCCATCAATATTCAAGAACCAATACCCCTATCTTTACCTCATCATTTATGGCTTTTTGAGCTCTGTAAATGTAGCTTGGTTTGGTTTGCTTTTGATGGGGAAGAAGGGAGGTAGCTCTTGGTTGACTGCTGTGAAAAGGGCTTTTAGATCTCCTACTAAAGACAGTGACAAGAAAAGTAGCAGAAGAAGAGAGGATCATGAccaggaagaagatgaagacaaGGTTCTTTTTTCATTTCATTCATTTGTACATTACTTTAAACCcagattttattttctttgtgataatttttgtttgtgaaattatCCACAGAAAAGGGAGAAGAGGAGATGGATTTTCCGGAAAACTACAAATCAAGAAGCTGCGACACAAGAGACCCTTCATAAGGCAGAACCTAGTGCTTCCGGCAGTGGAGCACTGATAGACAATTTGTCAGCCGCGGCAACTGACCATGATCATGCCATTGCATTGGCTGTAGCCACTGCAGCTGCTGCTGAGGCTGCGGCAGCCACTGCCCAGGCAGCAGCGGAAGTAGCTCGGCTCACTAGACCTACTTATCATGCGAGAGAACAATATGCTGTCATTGTTATTCAAACCGCTTTCAGAGGatacctggtaattaattaactTTTTCTTTGCTATCTGTATTAAATTagagttaattaattgatagcgTGTGGTTGATTTTGAGTATCTGATTAATGAAGGCAAGAAGGGCTCTTCGTGCGCTTAAAGGGTTAGTAAAGTTGCAAGCTTTAGTAAGAGGGCACAATGTTAGAAAACAAGCCAAGATGACTCTCCGATGCATGCAAGCTTTAGTCAGAGTTCAGGCCAGAGTGCTGGATCAACGCGTGAGGCTTTCACATGAAGGCAGTAGGAAGTCTACATTTAGTGACACCAATAGTGTAATCGAATCCCGATATCTTCAAGACATTTCAGACAGAAGATCAATGGTAATTAATTACTTACAGATAAATCATTTTCATTCTTGGAAGCTGTAATTAACACAagcaaaagaaaacaaaatttatGGTTTCAAAAACATGTGAATACCTGAAGATGCCAATAAGCCAATAGAGCCAGCCATATAGTACTACTACATTTGAAACCATTATTGAGTTGATTTTTGCGATGTCTGACAGTCCAGAGATGGGAGCAGCATTGCAGATGATTGGGATGAACGGCCACACACAATTGAGGAAGTTAAAGCCATGTTACAACACAGGAAAGAGGCTGCAATGAAGCGTGAAAAGACTTTGTCTCATGCTTTCTCTCAGCAGGTTTAGATTCCTTTTCACATTCACCGTTTCTTctatttgtttttttccttcttGTGAGCTAATTGGTTCAAAATTTGGTAACCCATTTTAAAGATATGGAGGAGCCGTAGAAGCCCATCAATAGGCAATGAAGATGAGTTGCAAGATAGACCACAATGGCATGACCGCTGGATGGCAGCCAAGCCATGGGATAATAGTAGAGCAAGAGCTTCAACTGACCAAAGAGACCCAATTAAAACTGTAGAAATTGACACTTACCAGCCTTATTCCTACTTGAATCCCAATTTTAGAAGAACAAATCAAAACCAGCAACAACCTCAATCTCAACCTCAGCAGAGGCCTAATTCACATTCTATGGCTTCTCCTAGTCCTCTCCATAGAACCCATCAAACACCACCAATTCACCACCCTCCAATCACACCTTCTCCATCAAAAACCAGGCCTGTTCAGGTCAGGTCAGCCAGTCCACGTTGCATAAGAGAAGATAGAAGTTATAACATTAATAATAATCCCTCTCAAACTCCAAGCTTAAGGTCAAATTATCACTACACGGGCAGTTTCCATTCCCGTGGCAGCTGCAGTAGTAATACTGCAGCCAATGCTAATGCTACATTGCCTAACTACATGGCTGCAACTGAGTCAGCCAAGGCTCGAGTTAGATCCCAAAGCGCGCCAAGGCAAAGGCCATCAACTCCGGAGAGAGACCGATCAGCTGGGACCGCGAAGAAACGGCTATCGTTCCCAGTCCCAGCTGATCCTTATAGCATAGTAGGAATGGGGCATGGGCATGGTTTAAGGAGTCCAAGTTTTAAAAGTGTACACTTTGGTGGTGGGTTAGAACAACAATCTAACTATTCATCTTGCTGCACTGAAAGCTTTGGAGGTGAGGTTTCACCATCTTCAACTACTGATCTTAGGAGGTGGTTGAGATGATTTAATTGCTCTTTTAATTCATTAATCACAAGTGTCACTTCTTTTAGGTTTTATTGCAACCTGTGACCCTACAGGTGGTGGTTGCAACTGAGTTTCATAAAGTGTAGTGtggtttaatttctttttttctcttttgggttTTATTCCTTTATTATCTCAAATAGAAGAGATCTTTTGTATCTTATGTTTCTAGTAGTAATTCTTATTGTAGTACAAAATTAGTAATGTAATGATAAGTTTAGGTTAGATATTTGGACATTCATAGATTAAACTTTAGAGGATTGGTAGGGGCAGACAAGGAAGGAACAGAAGCATATTGAAAAATGGACCCCAAGAAAACTATCATTGATGGGTTTGCTGCCTGACTTGTTCTTCTATCCATCTTTTTTTTCCCATGTGCTGGAAGAAAAGTTGCAGCAGCTTTAGAAAGGGAAATTGAGTACTACTAGTATTATTTATAAGATGCTTATCCTCTCACTGAAATTGATATTGATATTGATCATCGAATTCATGATGACTCCATATGATAGTGTAAGACGTCAAATTGGAAATATTCAGATTCCAATAATGCATCTTCCAACCTGGATACAGCTGTTTATGTCATTCATTCTGCAGCTTCCCTCAACTCCATTTGCTACCTTATTTTAAAGTGAATTTTACAAAACTGTAGGCTCATTTACATTTTTACTCATTTATATACAGCCTCTTAAACTAGACActtttaatacattttttctAAAAGTacattttattcgtacaaaccCATCAAACAGTTTTGCTGGTGGACTTGCTGCCGAATCACCCAAAAGTGGTGTTGCCACCATGAAGTTCTCTACTATTGCTGGAGTCGCTGCCGATACTTTTTCTAAGCTTTAGGGTCTGCTTGGATGAAAGTTTCGTAAGGTTCATTAAAGAGAGGGGAAGGGAGCGGAAGGGAAGGGAGGGGAGGTTAATTAAAGGGAGGGGAAGGGAAGGGAAGGGAGGGGAGATTAGAGAACCTCTAGATCCCACCAATTTGGTGGGACTGAAATTGGAGGTTTTTGAACCTCCATTTAACCCTCATTTAAACTTAAACTCCTTCCCAAGCAAGGTTAAGCAAGGTTAGAAAAATAACCTCCATTTAAACTCCTTCCCAAGCAAGGTTACATAAATAATCTTCCTTTAATTAACCTCCACTAACCTCAATCCAAGCAGACCCTTAATAAACTATTCTACTACTTCTACGACCAGTTTTTATTTAAGTTTTATggatttaattattatttgatgGGTGtagataaatatattatgctTTACGGATACTTGAATTTTACACCATAAAATAGAGCAGTTTCGCATTTCATCTTTAAGGCTTCATATTTAACTAATTGTGAAACAAAACAATTTGCATTTACCTGTAATTGTAAACCAACAAAATCATAGATCGCAGATGAATACTGAAGCCACAAATAAGTTCTAAACCAATAAATCTCACAAATACAATCCAAATGAGTTAAAAATTTATAGTATACCCATTAATCCTAACCAAATATAACACATTTAATTCATGATAAATAACCATAAAATCAAACATCAATGAGAAGGTGATGAGTACATGCGATGATATAGTGGTTGGTTGTTACcaattttagttttagtttgtAACAATCAAATTACACTCCTTTGACTTGCTCTAAGGAGAGCAAAAAATGAGGATGCATAGATTTTCTCTCATAATATCACTGATTTAGATTTAGCTTCTAAAAAGACCTCCTGGTAGTTGTTAACTATAATGAATTTAATATGGAAAAAGATAAATCAATAAGCATGAATTACAAGAACAAAACATTTACATGGTTGAGTTCAGTTTGCATTCCATATTGAGAGAAAATATATTTACGGTAATTCGAGAAAGAAATCATGATTTGCAGATGGCactctgtatttttttttaatcaaaagcGTAAGACTATGGTTTCACCGTTAGTAAATCGATGATTTTCGATTAACACTGTAAAAAATGATGACATAGTAAAAAGCAATTTcgtctaattttttttcttcttctaaaaGAAATTATGGAATTCCTTTAAGGAATTTCAGATATTTGAAGGAATTCCATAGAATTTCAGGAGTTCCTTAATTCTACGCTAGTGGAATTTCTTCCAAGGTAAAAAAATCTAGAAATCTtagataaatttcaaataaatttcaGTTTGGAGAAAAAgaggaagagagaaaaaaagaagaagatgaaagagAAAATATATTTATGACTTTTGAAAAGTCaaagggataaaaaaattgGAAGAAATTATCCTTTGTCATGTCGTTATTTTTTTACCAGTGTTAGTCGAAAGTCCTCGATTTGATAACCACGACAAATATAGTCCTGcttttaaccaaaaaaaaaaaaccataaaacgTCATCTGTAAATCAATATAACTACGGATTTGTTTTTTGAATTATcccataaatatatatttatgagAACAAAGATTATATGAAGCTATTCACCAAACTCTAATTATAAATGTTTTAAGATATTCCAATTATAGTGCTGGCGTCAAAGGAGGATGAGTAGCCTGAGGTGTGCCGATGGGTTTGGCAGCATCCATATTAGCCTTGCACAAGATGTCTGTTATATATTTTTGCTGACTTAAAATAAACCAGCAGGATGAGGGAGAACTTCCACTCCGAGGAAATAGGATAGGGTCCCAAATCCTTGAAAGAGAAGCGAGAAGATATGTTTGTGATGAATTCTTCAAGAAATGAGGAATTGTCACTGGTAACAAtgatatcatctacataaaccAGAAAGTATATGATTGAACCTTTTGAGTGAAGAGTGAATAGAGAGTCAGAGACTGAGTTTTTGAATCCCAAAGTAAGCAAAAACTATCGCAGCTCCTTGTACCAAGCCCTTGGGGCCTGTTTAAGACTATAGGTGGCCTTATTTAATTTTCACACAAAATTGGGATGAGTCGCATCAGTATACCCAGGTGGTTGAATGGTATAAACTTCATCAGATAAAGTGCCTGCAAAAAAGCATTGTTAATATCAAGTTGGCGCAAAGGCCACCCTTGACTGACAGTAATAGAATGAATTAGGCGAACAGTTGCCGGTTTAACAACGGGACTGAATGTCTCATCATAGTCGAGCCCGGGTCTCTGGTGAAAACCACGTGCAACAAGCCTAGctttatactgagtaatttttcTATCAGGGTCCCTTTTAATGCAAAACACCCATTTACAGCCTACTACATTTTGAGAGATGGATGGTGGTACAAGTGACCATGTGTTGTTCTGGACAAGGGCATTGAACTCTTCATCCATCACACAAGACTTTTTAGAGCTTGAGCAATGGTTTTGGGAAAGGATTCAGAATCAGCTACTTGAGCAGAAAGATTGAGTTTGGTAACAGGTTTGTGGATATTATTTTGTAATCGAGTAGTCATACGATGTGAGGAATGGATTGATGAAGGAGGAGAGGACAAGGAAGATGAATTTGACAGATCATCGGAATTTGAGGTAGCAGAATTAGAGGAGGAGGGTGAATTGACACTGTTGGCAGCGGAATGGGAAGCCGATAATGAGGGTGAGTTTTCAGTAGAAGCTACAGACTGGGAGGAAGGGGAAATAGACAAATTTGGGCTGATTGGAGAAGATTGGGACGGTGAGTTTGGGATAGTGGAAGAGGAAGGTGAAGGCTGTGTAGGAGGATTGGAGGTAGAGATGGCAGGGAAATTTTTATGAGGTGAAGGGGCTGAAAATGAGGAAATAGGAAGAGATAGAGGGCACAGGGGGTCGATATACCTATGGGTATGCTAGATTTTGATGCATGCAAGGA encodes:
- the LOC136217380 gene encoding protein IQ-DOMAIN 17, with protein sequence MGKKGGSSWLTAVKRAFRSPTKDSDKKSSRRREDHDQEEDEDKKREKRRWIFRKTTNQEAATQETLHKAEPSASGSGALIDNLSAAATDHDHAIALAVATAAAAEAAAATAQAAAEVARLTRPTYHAREQYAVIVIQTAFRGYLARRALRALKGLVKLQALVRGHNVRKQAKMTLRCMQALVRVQARVLDQRVRLSHEGSRKSTFSDTNSVIESRYLQDISDRRSMSRDGSSIADDWDERPHTIEEVKAMLQHRKEAAMKREKTLSHAFSQQIWRSRRSPSIGNEDELQDRPQWHDRWMAAKPWDNSRARASTDQRDPIKTVEIDTYQPYSYLNPNFRRTNQNQQQPQSQPQQRPNSHSMASPSPLHRTHQTPPIHHPPITPSPSKTRPVQVRSASPRCIREDRSYNINNNPSQTPSLRSNYHYTGSFHSRGSCSSNTAANANATLPNYMAATESAKARVRSQSAPRQRPSTPERDRSAGTAKKRLSFPVPADPYSIVGMGHGHGLRSPSFKSVHFGGGLEQQSNYSSCCTESFGGEVSPSSTTDLRRWLR